In Cedecea neteri, a single genomic region encodes these proteins:
- the purU gene encoding formyltetrahydrofolate deformylase codes for MQALQRKVLRTICPDQKGLIARITNICYKHELNIVQNNEFVDHRTGRFFMRTELEGIFNDTTLMADLDSALPEGSIRELTPAGRRRIVILVTKEAHCLGDLLMKSTYGGLDVEIAAVIGNHETLRTLVERFDIPFQLVSHEGMTREEHDMQMADAIEAHKPDYVVLAKYMRVLTPEFVARFPNQIINIHHSFLPAFIGARPYHQAYERGVKIIGATAHYVNDNLDEGPIIMQDVIHVDHTYTADDMMRAGRDVEKNVLSRALYEVLAQRVFVYGNRTIIL; via the coding sequence ATGCAGGCATTACAACGTAAAGTTCTCCGCACAATCTGCCCCGATCAGAAGGGTCTCATCGCGCGAATCACTAACATTTGCTACAAACACGAACTCAATATTGTTCAGAACAACGAATTTGTCGATCATCGTACCGGCCGCTTCTTTATGCGTACCGAACTTGAAGGCATTTTTAACGACACCACGCTGATGGCCGACCTGGACAGCGCGCTGCCGGAAGGCTCAATTCGTGAACTGACGCCTGCGGGCCGCCGTCGCATTGTTATTCTGGTCACCAAAGAAGCCCACTGCCTGGGCGATTTGCTGATGAAATCTACCTATGGCGGGCTGGACGTAGAAATCGCTGCCGTCATCGGCAATCACGAAACCCTGCGTACCTTAGTGGAGCGTTTTGATATTCCGTTCCAGTTAGTCAGCCACGAAGGGATGACGCGCGAAGAGCACGACATGCAAATGGCCGATGCCATCGAAGCGCATAAACCAGACTACGTCGTGCTGGCAAAATACATGCGCGTATTGACGCCTGAGTTCGTTGCCCGCTTCCCTAACCAGATAATCAACATTCACCACTCGTTCCTGCCAGCGTTTATCGGCGCCCGCCCTTATCACCAGGCCTACGAACGAGGCGTGAAGATTATCGGCGCCACTGCGCATTACGTTAATGATAATCTGGACGAAGGCCCGATCATCATGCAGGACGTGATTCACGTCGATCACACCTACACCGCCGACGACATGATGCGTGCCGGGCGTGACGTAGAAAAAAATGTGCTGAGCCGGGCGCTCTACGAAGTGCTGGCCCAGCGTGTCTTCGTTTACGGCAACCGCACGATTATTCTCTAA
- a CDS encoding YchJ family protein, translating into MLQLCPCGSGLEYSLCCQPYLSAAQHPQRPSQLMRSRYTAFVKQDADYLVASWHESCRRPSLKSEISSGFGDTEWLGLTIYEEAEGKDTNEGFVSFVARFQENGKQSAIIERSRFVRESGQWYYIDGLRPQFGRNDPCPCGSGKKYKKCCG; encoded by the coding sequence ATGTTGCAACTTTGTCCCTGTGGCAGCGGTTTGGAGTATAGCTTATGTTGCCAGCCTTACCTAAGCGCAGCCCAGCATCCGCAACGTCCGTCACAGCTTATGCGCTCTCGTTACACCGCTTTTGTGAAGCAGGATGCGGATTATCTTGTTGCAAGCTGGCATGAGAGCTGCCGCCGCCCGTCGTTAAAATCAGAAATATCCAGCGGCTTCGGCGACACGGAATGGCTCGGCCTGACAATATATGAAGAGGCCGAAGGCAAAGATACCAACGAAGGATTTGTAAGCTTTGTTGCCCGTTTTCAGGAAAACGGCAAGCAAAGCGCCATAATCGAACGTTCCCGTTTCGTCAGGGAAAGCGGTCAATGGTACTATATCGACGGCCTCCGCCCGCAGTTCGGTCGTAATGACCCCTGCCCTTGCGGTTCTGGAAAAAAATATAAAAAATGCTGCGGATGA